A single genomic interval of Celeribacter indicus harbors:
- the metG gene encoding methionine--tRNA ligase — MARTLITSALPYINGIKHLGNLVGSQLPADLYARYRRARGDEVLFLCATDEHGTPAEIAAQKAGKPVAEYCAEMHKVQAEIAAGFRLSFDHFGRSSSPQNHRLTQHFARRLGEEGLIEAVEETQIYSETDGRFLPDRYIEGTCPNCGYDGARGDQCDNCTKQLDPTDLINPHSTISGATDLEERVTKHLYLRQSKMRDALNDWIETKIDWPVLTTSIAKKWLHDGDGLQDRGITRDLSWGVPVQFEGAPWEGMDGKVFYVWFDAPVEYIACGAEWAAKQGLGEEDWERWWRTDKGADDVRYVEFMGKDNVPFHTLSFPVTLLGSGEPWKMVDYIKSFNYLNYDGGQFSTSRGRGVFMDQALSILPADYWRWWLLSHAPENSDAEFTWENFQASVNKDLADVLGNFVSRITKFCRSKFSEAVPEGGAHGEQETALIADLTEKVREYQSHMDAIEVRKGAAALRAIWVAGNEYMQSAAPWATFKEDPEKAAAQVRLGLNLIALYARLSAPFLPDTAGKLQTALGLDSLDWPEDVATALEALAPGREFVVPDNLFTKITDEQREDWQNRFAGRRA; from the coding sequence ATGGCACGCACGCTCATCACCTCGGCCCTGCCCTATATCAACGGCATCAAGCATCTCGGCAATCTGGTCGGTTCCCAGCTTCCGGCCGATCTCTATGCGCGCTACCGCCGGGCGCGGGGCGACGAGGTGCTGTTCCTCTGCGCCACCGACGAACACGGCACGCCCGCCGAGATCGCCGCGCAGAAGGCCGGCAAGCCCGTCGCGGAATATTGCGCCGAGATGCACAAGGTCCAGGCGGAGATCGCCGCGGGCTTCCGCCTCTCCTTCGACCATTTCGGCCGCTCCTCCTCGCCGCAGAACCACCGGCTGACCCAGCATTTCGCCCGGCGCCTCGGCGAGGAAGGGCTGATCGAGGCGGTGGAGGAGACCCAGATCTATTCCGAGACGGACGGCCGCTTCCTGCCCGACCGCTATATCGAGGGCACCTGCCCGAATTGCGGCTATGACGGCGCCCGCGGCGACCAGTGCGACAATTGCACGAAACAGCTCGACCCGACCGACCTCATCAACCCGCATTCGACGATCTCCGGCGCGACGGATCTCGAGGAACGGGTCACGAAACACCTCTATCTCCGGCAGTCGAAGATGCGCGACGCGCTCAACGACTGGATCGAGACCAAGATCGACTGGCCGGTGCTCACCACCTCCATCGCGAAGAAATGGCTCCACGACGGCGACGGCCTCCAGGATCGCGGCATCACGCGCGACCTGTCCTGGGGGGTGCCGGTGCAATTCGAGGGCGCGCCCTGGGAAGGCATGGACGGCAAGGTGTTCTACGTCTGGTTCGACGCCCCTGTGGAATACATCGCCTGCGGCGCGGAATGGGCGGCGAAACAAGGGCTTGGGGAAGAGGACTGGGAGCGCTGGTGGCGGACCGACAAGGGCGCCGACGATGTTCGATATGTGGAATTCATGGGCAAGGACAACGTGCCCTTCCACACCCTCTCCTTCCCGGTCACCCTGCTGGGCTCCGGCGAGCCGTGGAAGATGGTCGACTACATCAAATCCTTCAACTACCTCAACTACGACGGCGGACAATTCTCCACCTCGCGCGGGCGCGGCGTGTTCATGGACCAGGCCCTCTCCATCCTGCCCGCGGATTACTGGCGCTGGTGGCTGCTCTCCCACGCGCCGGAAAATTCCGATGCCGAATTCACCTGGGAAAACTTCCAGGCCTCGGTGAACAAGGACCTTGCCGACGTGCTCGGGAATTTCGTCTCCCGCATCACCAAATTCTGCCGCTCGAAATTCTCCGAGGCGGTGCCGGAGGGCGGCGCCCATGGCGAGCAGGAGACGGCGCTGATTGCCGATCTGACGGAAAAGGTCAGGGAATATCAATCGCATATGGATGCGATCGAGGTCCGCAAGGGTGCCGCGGCGCTGCGCGCGATCTGGGTGGCCGGCAACGAATACATGCAGTCGGCCGCACCCTGGGCGACGTTCAAGGAAGACCCGGAAAAGGCCGCGGCACAGGTCCGGCTCGGGCTCAATCTCATCGCGCTCTACGCCCGCCTCTCCGCGCCCTTCCTCCCCGACACGGCAGGAAAGCTCCAGACCGCCCTCGGCCTCGACAGCCTCGACTGGCCGGAGGATGTCGCCACCGCGCTCGAAGCCCTGGCGCCGGGGCGGGAATTCGTCGTGCCCGACAACCTCTTCACCAAGATCACAGACGAGCAGCGCGAGGACTGGCAGAACCGCTTCGCCGGCCGGCGCGCCTGA
- a CDS encoding lysozyme inhibitor LprI family protein: MKSLFLCLVLALPGTALAPAAMAASFDCDLPDLAPDEQVICDTRELNDADVRMVTTFDFLTGLFAMGMRGSIQDSQIAWLKQRQACGADAACIRDAYDRRQKALEEIYQGIDRPL, translated from the coding sequence ATGAAATCCCTTTTCCTCTGCCTCGTCCTTGCCCTGCCCGGCACCGCGCTCGCCCCTGCGGCCATGGCGGCGAGCTTCGACTGCGACCTTCCCGACCTCGCGCCCGACGAACAGGTGATCTGCGACACGCGCGAGCTCAACGACGCGGATGTGCGGATGGTGACGACCTTCGATTTTCTCACCGGCCTCTTCGCCATGGGCATGCGGGGCAGCATCCAGGACAGCCAGATTGCCTGGCTGAAACAGCGCCAGGCCTGCGGCGCGGACGCCGCCTGCATCCGCGACGCCTACGACCGCCGCCAGAAGGCGCTCGAGGAGATCTATCAGGGAATCGACCGCCCGCTGTGA
- a CDS encoding DMT family transporter, with the protein MLFWSTWPTLATVAGAAPPFLVFGLASAIGFVIAFLISAAQGHARAFVRTSPGTMAFVATALLVNNVLYLMAMPRIGPAEANVVAYLWPVMLVTILSVTRGERLSFLAKTGICLGFLGAALAIGPTFEHGFDEFGILLAFLSGLTFAVYAAIRSAAKGTGEVIGPSMGILAVMALLAHCMFEERTTLSAVQWFAVAGIGIAPLTLSNVLWDKATRTGFASTISGIAYLTPVGSIALLALFGVATVSWGALLGALLVVIGAVAASGLLAKRAKPPRGE; encoded by the coding sequence GTGCTGTTCTGGTCGACCTGGCCAACGCTTGCGACGGTCGCGGGGGCTGCGCCGCCATTTCTGGTTTTCGGTCTGGCCTCTGCCATTGGGTTCGTGATCGCATTTCTGATTTCTGCTGCCCAGGGTCATGCGCGCGCTTTTGTGCGGACAAGCCCCGGAACCATGGCGTTCGTCGCCACCGCCTTGCTTGTGAACAACGTGCTTTACCTGATGGCGATGCCGCGTATCGGACCAGCCGAAGCGAACGTTGTCGCATATCTCTGGCCGGTCATGTTGGTGACGATCTTGTCGGTCACCAGGGGTGAAAGGCTGTCGTTCCTCGCGAAGACAGGCATTTGCCTCGGGTTTCTTGGCGCAGCACTCGCGATTGGTCCGACTTTCGAGCACGGCTTCGACGAGTTCGGCATCCTCCTGGCGTTCCTCAGCGGGCTTACTTTCGCAGTCTACGCGGCAATCAGATCGGCTGCGAAAGGCACTGGTGAGGTCATCGGCCCGTCGATGGGCATTCTGGCGGTGATGGCGCTGTTGGCACATTGCATGTTTGAAGAGCGAACGACGCTGTCGGCGGTGCAGTGGTTCGCGGTCGCGGGCATTGGGATCGCCCCGTTGACCCTGTCGAACGTCCTTTGGGACAAGGCAACCAGGACCGGCTTCGCCTCGACCATTTCCGGCATCGCCTATCTGACCCCGGTGGGATCAATCGCCCTGTTGGCACTCTTCGGCGTGGCGACTGTCAGTTGGGGAGCATTGCTGGGAGCGCTCTTGGTCGTGATCGGTGCGGTCGCGGCATCTGGCCTGTTGGCGAAACGGGCGAAGCCGCCCCGTGGGGAATAG
- a CDS encoding ATP-binding protein, translating to MGFIDQNRVNASVALQRGHYTFPRAAKLREAFENCLHDYYVKASIGGHFEARGLLVTGESRVGKTSETVRLVEKFNASMTAMPNGKPGKFIYCKLDGSISWKDLGHKTLEALGYPANPRRTQGELWNMVRHQCREQGVIGLYYDECQHAFTSGEISNAKLRDRFKALMKEPEWPLMLILSGVPVLASHVNSEEQIAHLLSHIHFDEIHLGRFADPTRDPDMIELNKLVYTYAERADIDVYDLVDVDFLQRLDFACVSRWGLVIELLIRAFGLCRLRSQKTATVKMFSEAYAQNSRLPQGLCPFTAPGYRDMIDGDKLMEMVLDE from the coding sequence ATGGGTTTCATCGACCAGAACCGCGTCAACGCATCGGTTGCTCTGCAGCGTGGGCACTATACCTTCCCGCGCGCGGCAAAGCTCCGCGAAGCTTTCGAAAACTGCCTGCACGACTACTACGTCAAGGCCTCCATCGGCGGGCATTTCGAAGCACGCGGCTTGCTGGTGACTGGGGAATCGCGGGTCGGCAAGACCTCGGAGACCGTCCGGCTTGTGGAGAAATTCAACGCCAGCATGACCGCGATGCCCAATGGGAAGCCGGGTAAGTTCATCTACTGCAAGCTTGACGGGTCGATCAGCTGGAAGGATCTGGGTCACAAGACGCTCGAAGCTCTCGGCTACCCCGCGAACCCCCGGCGCACCCAAGGTGAACTCTGGAACATGGTTCGCCACCAATGCCGCGAACAGGGCGTCATCGGCCTCTACTATGACGAATGCCAACACGCCTTTACTTCTGGCGAAATTTCCAATGCAAAGCTCCGCGACCGCTTCAAGGCGCTGATGAAGGAACCGGAATGGCCATTGATGCTCATCCTGTCAGGCGTGCCGGTCTTGGCCAGCCATGTAAACTCTGAAGAGCAGATCGCCCATCTCCTCTCCCACATTCATTTCGATGAGATCCACTTGGGCAGGTTCGCTGATCCGACAAGGGACCCGGACATGATCGAACTGAACAAGCTCGTCTACACCTATGCCGAACGCGCGGATATCGATGTCTACGACCTCGTTGATGTCGATTTTCTGCAGCGCCTCGATTTTGCCTGCGTTTCCAGGTGGGGCCTCGTCATCGAGCTGCTGATCCGCGCCTTTGGCTTGTGCAGACTTCGCAGCCAGAAGACCGCCACGGTCAAAATGTTCTCCGAGGCCTACGCCCAGAACTCCCGCCTGCCTCAGGGCTTGTGCCCTTTCACCGCGCCCGGCTATCGCGACATGATCGACGGCGACAAGCTCATGGAGATGGTGCTGGACGAATAG